From Levilactobacillus zymae, a single genomic window includes:
- the rpsL gene encoding 30S ribosomal protein S12 encodes MPTINQLVRKGRKSKSSKSDAPALNYGYNSYKKVQVKNPAPQKRGVATRVGTMTPKKPNSALRKYARVRLSNLIEVTAYIPGIGHNLQEHSVVLIRGGRVKDLPGVRYHIVRGALDTAGVTDRRQGRSKYGTKKPKG; translated from the coding sequence ATGCCTACTATCAACCAATTGGTGCGTAAAGGTCGTAAATCTAAAAGTTCGAAATCAGATGCCCCAGCTTTAAACTACGGGTATAACAGTTACAAGAAGGTTCAAGTTAAGAATCCAGCTCCTCAAAAGCGGGGCGTGGCGACTCGTGTGGGTACGATGACGCCAAAGAAGCCTAACTCAGCTTTACGGAAATACGCCCGTGTACGTTTGTCCAACTTAATTGAAGTGACTGCTTACATCCCAGGGATTGGCCACAACCTGCAAGAACACAGTGTTGTGTTGATTCGTGGGGGCCGGGTAAAGGATTTACCTGGGGTTCGTTACCACATTGTCCGTGGTGCGCTTGATACGGCCGGTGTGACTGACCGTCGTCAAGGTCGTTCCAAGTACGGGACTAAGAAGCCTAAGGGCTAA
- a CDS encoding prepilin peptidase: protein MLQFLLFVYGSCLGSFLCAAASRYATHDSLLFPASHCDWCLTPLAYWQMVPGISYWWLRGRCAYCQFPIPPETIVTEFGCGLLLATWHHPLDTFMIGWLLLWIYAALCDLRTQTFPAWVGAASFIFVPHAPTFTTISLLLLAYGAIRLIWPRWPHPWLGDGDLEFISSYWIAWGSLATSRWLSTACLLAWLVHPPRLHQPFPFVPALVASAWLWWVLLA, encoded by the coding sequence ATGTTGCAGTTCTTACTCTTTGTCTATGGTAGTTGTCTAGGGTCATTTCTGTGTGCCGCAGCCAGCCGTTACGCGACCCACGATTCCTTACTCTTTCCCGCTTCTCATTGCGACTGGTGTTTAACGCCACTGGCTTACTGGCAGATGGTACCAGGCATTAGCTACTGGTGGTTACGGGGCCGTTGTGCCTATTGTCAATTTCCTATTCCCCCGGAAACCATCGTTACCGAGTTCGGTTGTGGCCTGCTCCTCGCAACTTGGCACCACCCGTTAGACACCTTCATGATTGGGTGGTTACTACTCTGGATCTACGCTGCTTTGTGTGACCTACGTACCCAAACTTTTCCCGCCTGGGTGGGCGCCGCCAGCTTCATCTTCGTTCCCCACGCCCCGACGTTCACCACAATTAGCTTACTATTGCTGGCTTACGGGGCGATTCGTTTAATCTGGCCACGGTGGCCTCACCCCTGGTTGGGCGATGGCGACTTAGAATTCATTAGTAGCTATTGGATTGCCTGGGGCTCTTTGGCCACTAGTCGCTGGCTGAGTACGGCTTGTCTCCTCGCGTGGCTAGTGCACCCACCCCGTTTGCATCAGCCATTTCCCTTCGTTCCGGCTTTGGTCGCGAGCGCCTGGCTATGGTGGGTGCTCCTTGCCTGA
- the rpoC gene encoding DNA-directed RNA polymerase subunit beta' has protein sequence MVDVNKFESMQIGLASPDKIRSWSYGEVKKPETINYRTLKPEKDGLFDERIFGPTKDWECACGKYKRIRYKGVVCDRCGVEVTRSKVRRERMGHIELAAPVTHIWYFKGIPSRMGLVLDMSPRALEEIIYFASYVVLDPGDTALERKQLLSERDYRDKLAEYGSKAFKAEMGAEAIKKLLMAVDLDKEVKELKEELKEATGQKRTRAVRRLDILEAFVTSGNRPEWMVMDAIPVIPPDLRPMVQLEGGRFATSDLNDLYRRVINRNSRLKRLLDLNAPGIIVQNEKRMLQEAVDALIDNGRRGRPVAGPGNRPLKSLSHMLKGKQGRFRQNLLGKRVDYSGRSVIDVGPSLKFNQMGLPVPMALELFRPFIMKELVARGLASNIKNAKRQIDREEDDVFNVLEDVIKEHPVLLNRAPTLHRLGIQAFEPVLVSGKAMRLHPLACEAYNADFDGDQMAIHVPLSDEAQAEARLLMLAAHHILAPASGKPVVAPSQDMVIGNYYLTMEESNREGEGMIFTDLNEAVLAYRNGLVHWHTRVGVQVASMPDKPFTDEQRQKIMVTTVGKLIFNNILPKSFPYLNEPTSTNLNGYVPDKYFLAPGEDIHDYLQNAELIGPFKKGFLSDIIAAVYQQYKVTATSKLLDRIKDLGYDESTKSGLTVGISDITDLKEKPVIIDDAHKKVKTVTKQFRRGLITDHERYERVIGIWNDAKDDIQNALIHSFEQQNPIFMMSDSGARGNISNFTQLAGMRGLMAAPNGEIMELPITSNFREGLSVMEMFISTHGARKGMTDTALKTANSGYLTRRLVDVAQDVIIREKDCGTDRGLKIRAITDGNEMIEPLYDRILGRYTQKSVIDPQTGDVIVPKNQMIVEDTAQKIVDAGVQEVTIRSAFTCNTEHGVCEHCYGRNMATGDEVEVGEAVGTVAAQSIGEPGTQLTMRNFHTGGVAGNEDITQGLPRVQELFESRNPKGKAEITEVTGTVESIEENPAERTKEITIKGEADTRSYTLPITARMRITEGDFIHRGAALNYGSVDPKELLRVRDVLSTETYILGEVQRVYRMQGVAISDKHVEIMVRQMLRKVRIMDPGDTDVLPGTLMDIQDFRRANYQTLISGGIAATARPVILGITKAALETNSFLSAASFQETTRVLTDAAIRGKNDPLVGLKENVIIGKIIPAGTGMPDYRQIKPKEVGSASTEGVYSISDLEKQMQEDSQA, from the coding sequence TTGGTCGATGTCAATAAGTTCGAAAGCATGCAGATCGGACTCGCCTCACCCGATAAGATCCGTAGTTGGTCTTACGGTGAAGTCAAAAAGCCAGAAACCATTAACTACCGGACGTTGAAGCCGGAAAAAGACGGTCTGTTCGACGAACGCATCTTCGGTCCTACTAAGGACTGGGAATGTGCTTGTGGGAAATACAAACGTATCCGTTACAAGGGTGTCGTTTGTGACCGTTGTGGGGTTGAAGTTACCCGTTCTAAGGTTCGCCGGGAACGGATGGGCCACATTGAACTGGCTGCTCCAGTAACGCACATCTGGTACTTTAAAGGGATCCCAAGTCGAATGGGTTTGGTCCTGGACATGAGTCCGCGGGCGTTGGAAGAAATTATCTACTTTGCTTCCTACGTGGTCTTAGATCCTGGTGATACCGCTCTGGAACGTAAGCAATTACTGTCCGAACGGGACTACCGTGATAAGCTCGCCGAATACGGCTCCAAGGCCTTCAAGGCTGAAATGGGTGCCGAAGCCATCAAGAAGTTATTGATGGCCGTAGATTTGGATAAAGAAGTTAAGGAATTAAAGGAAGAATTGAAGGAAGCCACTGGCCAGAAGCGGACGCGGGCCGTTCGTCGTTTGGACATCTTGGAAGCCTTCGTCACGTCGGGTAACCGTCCGGAATGGATGGTCATGGACGCGATTCCGGTCATTCCGCCTGACTTGCGGCCGATGGTCCAGTTGGAAGGGGGACGTTTTGCGACGTCCGACTTAAACGACCTGTATCGCCGGGTCATCAACCGGAACAGCCGGCTCAAGCGCTTGCTTGATTTAAACGCACCAGGCATCATCGTGCAAAACGAAAAGCGGATGTTACAAGAAGCCGTCGATGCTTTGATCGATAATGGGCGGCGGGGTCGTCCAGTTGCTGGTCCTGGTAACCGGCCACTGAAGTCCCTGTCACACATGTTGAAAGGGAAGCAAGGACGGTTCCGGCAAAACCTACTGGGTAAGCGGGTCGACTACTCTGGTCGTTCCGTTATCGATGTCGGTCCTTCGTTGAAGTTCAACCAAATGGGTCTGCCAGTCCCAATGGCTTTGGAATTATTCCGGCCATTCATCATGAAGGAACTGGTTGCCCGGGGGTTGGCTTCCAACATCAAGAACGCTAAGCGCCAAATCGACCGTGAGGAAGACGACGTGTTTAACGTGTTGGAAGACGTCATCAAGGAACACCCTGTGCTGTTGAACCGGGCCCCTACGCTTCACCGGTTAGGGATTCAAGCGTTTGAACCCGTGCTGGTAAGTGGGAAGGCTATGCGGCTGCACCCACTGGCTTGTGAAGCCTACAACGCCGATTTCGATGGGGACCAAATGGCCATCCACGTACCGTTATCGGACGAAGCACAAGCCGAAGCGCGGTTACTGATGTTAGCGGCGCACCATATCCTGGCACCGGCTTCTGGGAAACCAGTTGTGGCGCCATCCCAAGATATGGTTATCGGGAACTATTACCTGACGATGGAAGAAAGTAACCGTGAAGGTGAAGGCATGATCTTCACTGACTTAAACGAAGCGGTGCTGGCTTACCGAAACGGGTTAGTTCATTGGCACACCCGCGTGGGGGTCCAAGTGGCCTCGATGCCGGACAAGCCATTTACCGACGAACAACGCCAAAAGATTATGGTCACGACCGTTGGAAAGTTGATCTTTAACAACATCCTGCCGAAGTCGTTCCCATACTTGAACGAACCAACTAGTACCAACTTGAACGGTTACGTGCCGGACAAGTACTTCCTGGCACCGGGTGAAGATATTCACGACTACCTCCAAAATGCCGAACTGATCGGGCCTTTCAAGAAGGGCTTCTTGTCCGACATTATCGCGGCAGTTTACCAGCAATATAAAGTGACGGCAACGTCTAAGTTGTTGGACCGGATCAAGGACTTAGGGTACGACGAATCCACCAAGTCAGGGTTAACGGTCGGAATTTCCGACATCACCGACTTGAAGGAAAAGCCAGTGATCATCGACGACGCCCACAAAAAGGTGAAGACGGTCACGAAGCAATTCCGGCGTGGGTTGATTACCGACCACGAACGTTACGAACGGGTCATTGGAATCTGGAACGATGCCAAGGACGACATTCAAAACGCCTTGATTCACAGTTTCGAACAACAGAACCCAATCTTTATGATGAGTGATTCTGGTGCCCGGGGGAACATTTCTAACTTTACGCAGTTAGCCGGAATGCGGGGCTTGATGGCCGCGCCTAACGGTGAAATCATGGAACTGCCAATCACGTCTAACTTCCGTGAAGGCCTTTCCGTGATGGAAATGTTCATTTCAACCCACGGGGCTCGTAAAGGGATGACCGATACGGCCTTGAAGACTGCCAACTCCGGTTATCTGACTCGGCGGTTGGTTGATGTGGCGCAAGACGTGATTATTCGGGAAAAGGACTGTGGGACTGACCGTGGTTTGAAGATTCGGGCCATCACTGATGGAAATGAAATGATCGAACCACTGTACGACCGGATCTTGGGTCGTTACACCCAGAAGTCCGTCATTGATCCGCAAACCGGTGACGTGATCGTACCGAAGAACCAAATGATCGTTGAAGACACCGCACAAAAGATTGTCGATGCCGGCGTTCAAGAAGTCACGATTCGTTCCGCCTTCACTTGTAACACGGAACACGGGGTCTGCGAACACTGTTATGGTCGGAACATGGCTACCGGTGACGAAGTTGAAGTCGGTGAAGCTGTCGGGACCGTTGCCGCACAGTCTATCGGTGAACCAGGGACGCAATTAACCATGCGGAACTTCCATACCGGTGGTGTGGCTGGTAACGAAGATATCACCCAAGGGCTTCCTCGTGTTCAAGAATTATTTGAATCCCGGAACCCTAAAGGAAAAGCGGAAATTACCGAAGTTACGGGGACGGTTGAATCCATTGAGGAAAATCCGGCCGAACGGACTAAGGAAATTACCATTAAGGGTGAAGCCGATACACGGAGTTACACGTTACCAATCACGGCGCGGATGCGGATTACAGAAGGTGACTTCATCCACCGTGGGGCAGCGTTAAACTACGGGTCTGTTGATCCGAAGGAATTACTGCGGGTTCGGGACGTGTTATCAACGGAAACCTACATTTTAGGTGAAGTTCAACGCGTTTACCGGATGCAAGGTGTGGCCATCAGTGATAAGCACGTGGAAATCATGGTTCGCCAGATGCTACGTAAGGTCCGGATCATGGATCCAGGTGACACTGATGTCTTACCAGGGACCCTGATGGATATTCAGGACTTCCGTCGTGCTAACTACCAGACGTTGATTTCTGGTGGGATTGCGGCGACGGCGCGTCCGGTGATCCTCGGGATTACCAAGGCGGCCTTGGAAACCAACAGTTTCTTATCCGCCGCTTCCTTCCAAGAAACGACGCGGGTTCTGACCGACGCGGCTATCCGCGGGAAGAACGACCCGTTAGTTGGGCTGAAGGAAAATGTGATCATTGGGAAGATTATTCCTGCCGGGACTGGGATGCCAGATTACCGTCAGATCAAACCCAAGGAAGTCGGCAGTGCTTCAACGGAGGGCGTTTACTCAATCAGCGACCTCGAAAAGCAAATGCAAGAAGACTCCCAAGCTTAA
- a CDS encoding DNA-directed RNA polymerase subunit beta yields MAGHLVKYGKHRTRRSYSRIKEVLDLPNLIEIQTNSYNWFLDEGLRDMFDDIMPIEDFQGNLSLEFVDYQLLEPKYSVDEAREHDANYSAPLHVTLRLTNHETGEIKSQDVFFGDFPLMTHQGTFIINGAERVIVSQLVRSPGVYFNEDTDKNGRTIFGATVIPNRGAWLEFETDAKNISYVRIDRTRKIPMTELVRALGFGSDDEILDILGDNESLMATLEKDIHKNTDDSRVEESLKDIYERLRPGEPKTADSSRSLLTARFFDPKRYDMAPVGRYKTNKKLSLKTRLLGLTLAETLADPDTGEVIVQKGTTVDKDVMKNLAPYLDRDDFKMVTFQPSDEAVVTEPLKLQIIKVQSPDDPEQEVPVIGNGNIDLKLKHIRPADIIASMNYFFDLQIGIGNTDDIDHLGNRRIRSVGELLQNQFRIGLSRMERVVRERMSIQDAATVTPQQLINIRPVVASIKEFFGSSQLSQFMDQTNPLGELTHKRRLSALGPGGLTRDRAGYEVRDVHYTHYGRMCPIETPEGPNIGLINSLSSYARVNKYGFIETPYRRVSWGTHKVTDKIDYLTADEEDNYVVAQANTPLKDDGSFDTDTIMARAKSENIETTADRIDYMDVSPKQVVAVATACIPFLENDDSNRALMGANMQRQAVPLLDPHAPLIGTGIEYKAAHDSGVAMISQHDGTVEYVDAREIRVRREDGALDTYKLMKFRRSNGGKNYNQRPIVKVGDHVDNDEVIADGPSMENGELALGQNPLVAFMTWQGYNFEDAIAINERLVRDDVYTSIHIEEYESEARDTKLGPEEMTREIPNVGEDALKNLDEDGIIRIGAEVQDGDILVGKVTPKGVTELSAEERLLHAIFGEKAREVRDTSLKVPHGGGGIIQDVKIFTRENGDELSPGVNMMVRVYIAQKRKLQVGDKMSGRHGNKGTVSIVIPQEDMPYMPDGTPIDIMLSPMGVPSRMNIGQVLELHLGMAARKLGIHMATPVFDGAQDSDIWDAVKEAGMASDAKTVLYDGRTGEPFDKRVAVGVMNYLKLAHMVDDKMHARSIGPYSLVTQQPLGGKAQFGGQRFGEMEVWALEAYGAAYTLQEILTYKSDDVVGRVKTYEAIVKGDPIPKPGVPESFRVLVKELQSLGLDMKVLNGNNEEIELRDMDDEDDDVVNVDALSKYAQQQEEQRKAQASDSKDAKTTAPQNESQPNTQD; encoded by the coding sequence TTGGCAGGACACTTAGTGAAATACGGGAAACACCGTACGCGTCGTAGCTATTCACGGATCAAGGAAGTTCTGGACTTACCTAACTTGATCGAGATTCAAACCAATTCCTATAATTGGTTCCTCGATGAAGGGTTACGTGATATGTTCGATGACATCATGCCAATCGAGGATTTTCAAGGAAACCTTTCGTTAGAGTTTGTTGATTATCAATTATTAGAACCTAAATATTCGGTGGATGAAGCGCGGGAACATGACGCCAACTATTCAGCACCGTTACACGTCACCTTACGACTAACGAACCACGAAACGGGCGAAATCAAGTCTCAAGATGTCTTCTTCGGCGACTTCCCATTAATGACGCACCAAGGAACTTTCATTATTAATGGGGCAGAACGGGTAATTGTTTCCCAATTAGTTCGTTCGCCAGGCGTTTACTTTAATGAAGATACCGATAAGAACGGCCGGACCATCTTTGGCGCCACGGTTATTCCTAACCGGGGAGCTTGGTTGGAATTCGAAACCGACGCCAAGAACATTTCCTACGTCCGGATTGACCGGACCCGGAAGATCCCGATGACCGAATTAGTTCGGGCCTTAGGGTTTGGCTCCGATGACGAAATTTTGGACATCTTGGGCGATAACGAAAGCCTGATGGCCACTTTGGAAAAGGATATCCACAAGAATACCGACGACTCACGGGTCGAAGAATCCTTGAAGGATATCTACGAACGCTTGCGGCCAGGTGAACCGAAGACGGCGGACTCTTCACGGAGTCTGTTGACGGCCCGGTTCTTTGACCCGAAGCGTTACGACATGGCACCCGTTGGTCGTTACAAGACCAACAAGAAGCTGAGCTTAAAGACCCGGTTATTGGGTCTGACCTTAGCCGAAACGTTGGCTGATCCGGATACTGGTGAAGTCATCGTGCAAAAGGGCACGACGGTGGATAAGGACGTCATGAAGAACTTGGCGCCTTACCTGGATCGCGACGACTTTAAGATGGTGACTTTCCAACCATCTGACGAAGCCGTCGTCACCGAACCTTTGAAATTACAAATCATCAAGGTGCAATCCCCTGACGATCCGGAACAAGAAGTACCCGTTATTGGGAATGGGAACATTGACTTGAAGCTGAAGCACATTCGTCCAGCCGACATCATTGCATCCATGAACTACTTCTTCGATCTCCAAATCGGCATCGGCAACACCGACGATATTGACCACTTGGGGAACCGGCGGATTCGTTCCGTGGGTGAATTACTCCAAAACCAATTCCGGATCGGGTTATCCCGGATGGAACGGGTGGTCCGTGAACGGATGTCCATTCAAGACGCCGCTACGGTGACCCCCCAACAGCTGATCAACATTCGACCAGTTGTGGCGTCCATCAAGGAATTCTTTGGGTCTTCCCAACTGTCACAATTCATGGACCAAACCAACCCGTTGGGCGAATTGACGCATAAGCGTCGGTTGTCCGCCTTAGGACCTGGTGGGTTGACGCGTGACCGGGCCGGTTATGAAGTCCGGGACGTGCACTACACCCACTACGGTCGGATGTGCCCGATTGAAACGCCTGAAGGCCCGAACATCGGGCTGATTAACTCGTTGTCCAGTTACGCGCGAGTTAATAAGTATGGGTTCATTGAAACACCATACCGTCGGGTTTCCTGGGGAACGCACAAGGTAACCGACAAGATCGATTACCTGACGGCCGATGAAGAAGATAATTACGTCGTGGCTCAAGCGAACACGCCGTTGAAAGACGATGGGTCGTTTGACACGGACACGATCATGGCGCGGGCTAAGTCCGAAAACATTGAAACTACCGCCGACCGGATTGACTACATGGATGTGTCGCCTAAGCAAGTTGTTGCGGTGGCCACGGCATGTATTCCTTTCTTGGAAAACGATGACTCCAACCGGGCGCTGATGGGGGCCAACATGCAACGGCAAGCTGTGCCATTGCTGGACCCACACGCACCATTGATTGGGACGGGGATTGAATACAAGGCCGCCCATGACTCTGGGGTTGCCATGATCAGTCAACATGACGGAACCGTTGAATACGTCGACGCTCGTGAAATTCGCGTGCGGCGTGAAGACGGGGCGTTGGACACTTACAAGTTGATGAAGTTCCGCCGGTCTAACGGTGGGAAGAACTACAACCAACGGCCAATCGTTAAGGTCGGCGACCACGTCGATAACGACGAAGTGATTGCCGATGGGCCTTCCATGGAAAATGGGGAATTAGCCTTAGGGCAAAACCCACTGGTTGCCTTCATGACTTGGCAAGGGTACAACTTCGAAGATGCCATTGCGATTAACGAACGGTTAGTTCGGGATGACGTCTACACGTCAATTCACATTGAAGAATACGAATCCGAAGCTCGTGACACGAAGCTCGGACCGGAAGAAATGACGCGTGAAATCCCTAACGTGGGTGAAGACGCCTTGAAGAACTTGGACGAAGACGGAATTATCCGGATCGGTGCCGAAGTTCAAGACGGGGACATCTTAGTTGGGAAAGTGACGCCTAAAGGGGTCACGGAACTTTCCGCCGAAGAACGGCTGTTACACGCCATCTTTGGTGAAAAGGCTCGTGAAGTCCGGGATACGTCACTGAAGGTTCCTCACGGTGGTGGCGGGATCATCCAAGACGTGAAGATCTTTACCCGTGAAAACGGGGACGAATTATCGCCTGGCGTGAACATGATGGTCCGGGTCTACATCGCCCAAAAGCGTAAGCTGCAGGTTGGTGACAAGATGTCCGGTCGTCACGGGAACAAAGGGACGGTTTCCATCGTCATTCCACAAGAAGATATGCCGTACATGCCAGATGGGACACCAATTGATATCATGTTGAGTCCCATGGGTGTGCCTTCCCGGATGAACATCGGGCAAGTGCTCGAATTGCATTTAGGGATGGCCGCACGCAAGTTAGGCATTCACATGGCAACACCGGTCTTCGATGGGGCCCAAGATTCTGATATCTGGGACGCCGTTAAGGAAGCTGGTATGGCCTCCGATGCCAAGACGGTCTTGTACGATGGCCGGACGGGTGAACCGTTTGATAAGCGGGTTGCCGTTGGGGTCATGAACTACTTGAAGTTGGCCCACATGGTCGACGACAAGATGCACGCTCGTTCCATTGGACCTTACTCCCTGGTTACGCAACAACCCCTTGGTGGGAAAGCGCAATTTGGTGGTCAGCGTTTCGGTGAAATGGAAGTTTGGGCTTTGGAAGCCTACGGGGCAGCTTACACGTTGCAAGAAATCTTAACCTACAAGTCCGATGACGTTGTCGGCCGGGTGAAGACTTACGAAGCCATCGTGAAGGGCGATCCGATTCCAAAGCCAGGCGTGCCAGAATCCTTCCGTGTGCTGGTGAAGGAACTTCAATCCCTTGGTTTGGATATGAAGGTCTTGAACGGTAACAACGAAGAGATCGAATTACGCGACATGGACGATGAAGACGATGACGTCGTTAACGTTGATGCGTTGAGCAAGTATGCCCAACAGCAAGAAGAACAACGTAAGGCCCAAGCTAGTGATAGCAAGGATGCCAAGACGACAGCACCACAAAACGAGAGTCAACCGAATACGCAAGATTAA
- a CDS encoding helix-turn-helix domain-containing protein: MKRKEQLTQTHAAILAAAREQFLSRGYQATSTREIARQVGITQPALYHHFSDKEAIFLAVVKEVGQETKTGITQVNTRVQAGHLTDPVEALAAVTEVLLAVHPRDVFSVLHGSFRYLAPSNKGQLGQLLMADYLTPLAAFFDLGLVTLRPHLTSREAASFYLTSLSPLFNNFHQVGPADASKHEQIVILLRLILFGIATEK; this comes from the coding sequence ATGAAAAGAAAAGAGCAACTAACCCAAACGCACGCGGCGATTCTAGCGGCGGCCCGGGAGCAATTCTTGTCGCGCGGGTATCAAGCCACGTCGACACGGGAGATTGCTCGGCAGGTCGGCATCACTCAGCCGGCGCTCTATCACCACTTTAGCGATAAGGAGGCCATCTTCTTGGCGGTGGTGAAGGAAGTGGGACAAGAAACCAAAACCGGAATTACGCAGGTTAATACCCGGGTTCAGGCCGGCCACCTGACGGATCCCGTTGAGGCGTTGGCGGCGGTAACTGAGGTTCTACTGGCCGTTCATCCCCGGGACGTGTTTAGCGTTTTGCACGGGAGTTTCCGGTACCTAGCCCCGAGTAATAAGGGGCAATTGGGACAGTTGTTGATGGCGGACTACCTGACACCGCTAGCGGCGTTCTTTGATTTGGGTCTCGTGACGTTGCGACCACACCTGACATCGCGCGAGGCGGCTTCGTTTTACCTGACTAGTCTGAGTCCGTTATTTAACAACTTCCACCAGGTGGGGCCGGCGGATGCGTCGAAGCACGAGCAAATCGTCATTCTGCTCCGGTTAATCTTGTTTGGGATTGCCACGGAAAAGTAA
- the rpsG gene encoding 30S ribosomal protein S7, giving the protein MPRKGNVQKREVLPDPIYNSKLVTRLINHTMMDGKRGTSTKIIYGAFDIIKNETGNDPVETFEEAMKNVMPVLEVKARRVGGSNYQVPIEVRPDRRTTLGLRWIVQYSRLRGEHTMVERLAREIMDAANNTGAAVKKREDTHRMADANRAFAHYRW; this is encoded by the coding sequence ATGCCTAGAAAAGGAAACGTACAAAAACGTGAAGTCCTTCCTGATCCAATCTACAACTCAAAGTTGGTTACTCGTTTGATTAACCACACGATGATGGATGGGAAACGCGGGACTTCCACGAAGATTATCTATGGTGCCTTTGACATCATTAAGAACGAAACTGGTAATGATCCAGTGGAAACTTTCGAAGAAGCAATGAAGAACGTTATGCCAGTCTTGGAAGTTAAGGCACGCCGGGTTGGTGGGTCTAACTACCAAGTGCCAATCGAAGTTCGTCCTGACCGTCGGACCACGTTAGGCTTACGTTGGATTGTGCAATACTCACGGTTACGTGGGGAACACACTATGGTTGAACGGCTTGCTCGTGAAATCATGGATGCTGCTAACAACACTGGTGCGGCAGTTAAGAAGCGTGAAGATACGCACCGGATGGCAGATGCTAACCGGGCCTTCGCACACTACCGTTGGTAA